One genomic segment of Bombina bombina isolate aBomBom1 chromosome 4, aBomBom1.pri, whole genome shotgun sequence includes these proteins:
- the LOC128657165 gene encoding gastrula zinc finger protein XlCGF26.1-like: protein MEFDEVAVYFSEEEWSCLAEEQKELYKDVMMENYQTLSSLGYVHMKPLLVTKIEHREEPYVSSFPITKGEFTNCSNSSAGQTANASFSLFKNQKSHMENVCFTWKTNLVDHQKMHTGEKAFSCSECGKCFTQKSSLIKHHKIHTGEKAFSCSDCGKCFTQKSTLITHLKIHTGEKAFSCSNCGKCFAQKSTLIAHLKIHTGEKAFSCSNCGKSFARKSSLIDHQKMHTLEKKNSCSECGKCFVRKTSLIDHQKIHTGDEALSCSECGKSFTHKRSLIDHQKIHTGEKAFSCSDCGKCFTWKSNLVDHQKIHTGEKAFSCSECGKCFNRKSSLIKHHRRHTGEKAFSCSECGKWFVQKFDLIRHHRIHTGEKSFSCSDCGKCFNRKSNLIDHQKTHTGENAFSCSECGKWFAKKSSLIKHHKIHTGEKAFFCSECGKCFTSKSNLIVHQKKHTGEKAFVCSECGKCYTQRSSLNTHQKIHKEKEFSCSVCGKCFTQKSTFITHQKTHTGEKAFSCSECGKSFTWKPNFIRHQKIHTGEKAFSCAVCGKGFTRKMDLINHQKIHT, encoded by the exons GATATGTTCATAtgaaacctttacttgttacaaaGATTGAGCATAGAGAGGAGCCGTATGTGAGCAGTTTTCCAATTACCAAAG gtgaattcacaaactgcaGTAATTCTAGTGCTGGTCAGACTGCAAATGCTTCTTTTAgtctttttaaaaatcaaaaaagccACATGGAAAATGTATGTTTTACTTGGAAAACAAATCTTGTTGATCATCAAAAAATGCATactggagagaaagcattttcatgttctgaatgtgggaagtgttttactcagaaatcctctcttattaagcatcacaaaattcacacaggagaaaaagcattttcatgttctgattgtgggaaatgttttactcagaaatcaactcttattacgcATCTCAAAATTCACactggagaaaaagcattttcatgttccaactgtgggaaatgttttgctcagaaatcaactcttattgcGCATCTCAAAATTCACactggagaaaaagcattttcatgttctaacTGTGGGAAATCTTTTGCTCGGAAATCAAGTcttattgatcatcagaaaatgcatacattagagaaaaaaaattcatgttctgaatgtgggaaatgttttgttcGGAAAACAAGTcttattgatcatcagaaaattcatacaggagatgAAGcactttcatgttctgaatgtgggaaaagttTCACTCATAAAAGAAGTcttattgatcatcagaaaattcacacaggagagaaagcattttcatgttctgactgtgggaaatgttttacttggaaatcaAATCTGGTTGATCATCAAAAAatacatacaggagagaaagcattttcatgttctgaatgtgggaagtgttttaatCGGAAATCATCTCTTATTAAGCATCACAGacgtcacacaggagaaaaagctttttcatgttctgagtgtgggaaaTGGTTTGTGCAGAAATTTGATCTTATTAGGCATCacagaattcacacaggagaaaaatcattttcatgttctgactgtgggaaatgttttaatcggAAATCAAATCTTATCGATCATCaaaaaactcatacaggagagaatgcattttcatgttctgaatgtggcaaATGGTTTGCTAAAAAATCATCTCTTATTAAgcatcacaaaattcacacaggagaaaaagcatttttttgttctgagtgtgggaaatgttttacttctAAATCAAATCTTATTGTTCATCAAAAAaaacatacaggagagaaagcatttgtaTGCTCTGAATGTGGTAAATGTTATACTCAGAGATCATCTCTTAATACACATCAAAAAATTCACAAAGaaaaagaattttcatgttctgtgtgtgggaaatgttttactcagaaatcaacttttattacgcatcaaaaaactcacacaggagaaaaagcattttcatgttctgagtgtgggaaaTCTTTTACTTGGAAACCAAattttattaggcatcagaaaattcatacaggagagaaagcattttcatgtgctGTCTGTGGGAAAGGTTTTACTCGGAAAATGGATCTTAttaatcatcagaaaattcatacatga